ACAGAAGAGACTTTGAAGAGAGTATTTGGAGTGAGAAACTAAGCCAGCAATGTGTTTCCATAGcatttgaactgtttgtttCGTCTGTTAGTTGGTGACTAGTGTGTTGCTAGCTAGCTGACGTTTTCTTGACACTCAGATATTCCGTTCCCAATTCACAGGCTTGTCCCTAATGTCGATTGGGCAGCAAAGTGCATTTATTCCACACTGCTtccacagtgaaacagtcagtaatgtgtgtgttacgTTTGAAATATTTAAGTGTTTGGTGTGTCAGTTACCTTTGCCGGAAAAATATCTGaaattctgtgtgtgagtgactgaacgtaatggtaacaggtgagagttCTCATTTTTAATGGTGGTATCTTCTCTGTCATATGCATTTTAAATACATAGTTTGTTGTGTTCTTAATCAGTAAATGTAAATACTCAGCATACACTGTGTGCACAGGAGCTTTCtagtttccacatcacacttgtgttAGTTCTACATTGGACCACAACTGGCTTCCCAATATGTGGGTCAAATttgtgaaacaacaaaaacaaaaaactagtAGAGACATTTTaagcaaatgcaaaaaataagAGCAACAGTCCCACCTGCTGAGTAGAAACTGGGAGCTATGTGCATTATGCTGTGTGTTGGACTCAGGTGGACCCGGGTTGGGACTGGGATTGGTATTGTGGTTGGCGCTGGGGTTGGGGTTTGCGGCGGCTGAATTGGTATTGAGGATTGCATTGGCTCGGCCACCGCCCCTGGTGGCGTTTCGGGCCGTCTCCAACTGCTGACGTGCTGCCTGGGCCTGCTGACGCTCCAACTGGAGTTGCATCTGAAGCTGTTGGAGCTGGGAGGCAGATGGGCCCGAGCTGAGCTGGCCGCCTGCTGAACGCCGCACCCCCGACAACTGggacagcagctctggagaaTCAGGGTGGAGAGGACAAGGCTTTTATGCCAGAAATGATGACTACCACAAGGAGCAAAGAGTTGGTCTGTTCAGTCTGTGCAACTAATCTGCATCACCTCTATTCCAACCATTAACACTGGTTGGGTAAAGAATAGCTGTCTATCAGAATGCCAGAAGGctctcacaaaaacacagtcttTAAGCAGATCATGCAAACTGATGATAAAACAGcctttttaataatttgtttgtcaATTTATGTAAGAATCACATTGTTTAGTCCCAAAAGATAGTATTTATGAGCTTTACTGTCACAAAACTACAACCAGAGTAACAATGCAGTACGACTGCCGTGCAGCCTCTGATCCACAATCAAAAGACACACATAGGACCCTCAGTAGTGAGGTTTCTAGGCTAAAACTCAACTGAACGGCCCAGCAGGTATAGTGGGTCATTAGAGAGGAGGCTGGTGCCCTGTTTGTGCGGCAGACTAACAGGGACCCTCATTATGGCACAGCTGGAGCTGACAGGGCGAATGCCAAGCACTGAACCGGATTAAAATTGGGAACAGGATAAACACAGAACTGCCACAGCAACAACTCTGCCCACACATTACTGCACTATCCAGAATACATTTAAGTGGATactgaaacacagacattatTGTATTGTACTGACGAatgctatctgtgtgtgtgagaagcaaTTCATAATAGAACACTttcaattaaatgaaataagacCCATTAAATGTGTCTATTTATGAGTGCCATATGCATGAGACAGTAGGACAGTAATAACaagattcatttttaattttctttgtctgaCCCACATCAGCTTCTTGTACTGTGCCTTAGAGGGAGCCTGTACTGTTTGAATCACACATGTCAGCATGGGTTTACCATGGGTGTAGCCATGACTCctcctctgcgtgtgtgtgtgtgtgtgtgtgtgcgtgactgaCCTGCTATGGGGTCCATGGCCTCTCTGCTGTAGTTGGAACTCTGTGATGAGCTCTGACTGGTGGAGAGCCCCCCTGTGGTGCTACTTGTGAAGTGCATGTTAGACCTGCGGGCTCGCGGACCCCCCAGCCCGCGCCCAGGGTGAAACATCCTCCTCACATGCCGCACCCCACTGGACTCATCGTGAAGCTTGCCATTAAGGAACCTCTCAAGAGCATAATGGTGTTacaattcatgttttttatttttaacgtTATCTTTTGAGATCACACAAAGTAAAttaagaaatattaaaaaataaaaagggggAAAATGCCCCATTGTTAGCTCACAGAGCCCACGATGATTATCTTCAATCGGCTTTCTTTGTCTGACAGTCTAAAACCCACAATTgccattttttcttgtaaaattaCTTGAATGATTAACCTCTCAAAACTGCCAACAATTAATTCTTCAACATGTAGTTTCAGCACAGAGACTGTCACTGCCACTCCTATAACTGAACACTGCACTCAGGCCATCTAAACCAGCTGCGATCTGCTAACATACATTTGCATGATGCTCTCAGGGCGTATCTCAGGATACGCCCACAAACAAAAGCTATGGCCCTGTTTTGTGAAGCTTTGGAAGCACTTGTTCTGCCTGGGTTTCATTTAACTTCATTTTTgcatcttttgttttctccacagCACTTATTCAAAGTACTCTATAAATAGACAGACTGCTGTCGTCAGACTTCTGAGTCTATCCCAGAGTGCAACTCACACAGACTATTTCAGCTGATTCCTGACAGGCAGGAGCAAATGCTGCCATTTAAACACCTCACACAATTTGATGAACACATTCATTTAATGCTCACTGCCTTCGAAATTCTTGTGAAGTGCTCTTTTCCTGAATGACATGTTCTTATGGGGACAGAAGTCCACTCATACATGTAGGTTAATTCCTGTATGAGCTGCATTTTCGACCTCAAGATGAATGAAAGGGATGAGCATACATTTCAGGAAGAATACATAACTGACCAATACACTTCAGCACAGCCTCAAGATCTAATGAGATTCCACATTAttttataatgaaaaaaaaccaaactaaaactaaaaaaaaactaaactaaaaaaacTATTAAGTTTATAATGTGAATTGGTCACATGACAACACCTGATCAATTTGATCAAGCCAAAATCAATGTAATGTTGATCCAGATTGGACTGATACAAAACTACAAACCTTCGCAACAACAGTGCCTGGAGACTGGGGGTCAAAATGTCAACTAGCTACCTTTAACACCTTGAGAACTtcccaaaaataaaaataacaccCATTTCATAATTCAGTTAATTTTCCACTGCCTCTCATGGCTTTGGACAACAAAGACAACTTGGTCTCCACTCTGCCATTCCTCCTCTGTGCACCAAACCAACTGACAACAGTGTGCAACCAATGTATCAGTCGGAGTGAAGCCCCTTTACTGGACTTTGTCACAATGGCATGAGACATGTAATTTAGTTAAAAATAGCACAACAGCCACGGAATCATTACTGCACACATTCTGACATTTCACCTCATTTATGTTCACCTACCATGGTAATTTGAGAAATTACCATGGGAGGCTTTAATGTGATTagcaaaatgtcaacaaatgtCAGTTTGAGTAAACAGACGCCTCCCTGGTGCAGTAATCTTTAAAATGACATCGCAATCTGGACGACATGAACAGCATCATTTCTTTCACACAGCATAAGCAGAAATGTCTGAATAGCTTtcacacagcaacactgaaatATCTGCTTGTTTTCACAGAACTGACTGAAACACCAATTCAGCATGTTTAGTTTTTATAGTCAATAATGCAGCGAGGTTATGGTCATGTCTGTGGACGGGGTGCTACTACTTGAAAAGGATATCAAGTCTCTGGGTGCTCTGTGTTCAAGTGTGAGATGAGCAGCAAAGTCATCTGTCACATGATTCGGGTCGCCACCTGGCAGCGCTGCACATATGGGGCAGATCTagaggacaggaagagaaagcatGCACGTTTATTTCAGCACACTTCAGTGCACAGCAGTCACCAGACACTGGCAAGTATCTTTGGACAAATGCTGTATTTAAACATGAAGAGATGCAATCAACAATTCGATAGCCAGCTGCCAAACAGAATAACACATGAGCTGTATTGTCGGACCATGGACATTGTGAAAAGTATCATGATTTTGTTAGGTATCTAAAAGGATGATTTGCCAAAGATCCCTTTTTCGTTCAGGGACAGCAACTCACTGTCATATCCTAAAGGCTAGCATAACGTGACCAAAcgaaaaaaatgtttgtgatCATGAACTACATTTTTCACACGACTCTAGAACTATTAGTCACACAGTGGTACATTTATACACTTTAACTAAccaaaaacaatttcaaaatgaacattaatTTCAGAGTACAGAGGACATTATTTCTCCAATCTGTATGACAGTGTTTAAATGTGCCACTCCAACACAATTCATTATAATGGTCTTGACAAAAAATCTAAACTAAATACATGTCATGTATTGGAAAAATGTCAGCAGTAATTTCAAATGTACAGTGCATGGGCTAAGGTTCTTTAAAGTGTTTCTCAGCAGCTCAAACCAGAGTTTTCTTGCTGTCAGAAGAGAAACAGTGAGCATCTATAAATAGAGCTGCAGTCTACCTGACATCACTTGCAGTTCAGTTGACATCAGAACTAGGCTTCGTCTGTGACATTGTGAAGCAAGACAATGAATAAGATGTAAACACGCAACAGCATACTCTCAAAATGAACAGGGTCCTCCTATGAAGTGGTTCTCAAACAGCAAAGGGAGAGTGAAACTAAGTTGAATGAACATGATGTAAGtagggaaaataaacaaaactgctgATCTTTAGTTCACTAAAAATCATGTCTTCAGCTTCAGCACCAACTTACCACTTCTGTGGAGGtctctgtgtgctctgcagCCACGTGCTCCTGCAGGGAGATCTCTGTGTAGCCCATCCTGCCACAGTAGGGACACGTGAAAGCCTGGGGCTGTTC
This Chaetodon auriga isolate fChaAug3 chromosome 5, fChaAug3.hap1, whole genome shotgun sequence DNA region includes the following protein-coding sequences:
- the LOC143321364 gene encoding E3 ubiquitin-protein ligase KCMF1-like, which translates into the protein MSRHEGVSCDACLKGNFRGRRYKCLICYDYDLCASCYESGATTTRHTTEHPMQCILTRVDFDLYYGGEAFSVEQPQAFTCPYCGRMGYTEISLQEHVAAEHTETSTEVICPICAALPGGDPNHVTDDFAAHLTLEHRAPRDLDESSGVRHVRRMFHPGRGLGGPRARRSNMHFTSSTTGGLSTSQSSSQSSNYSREAMDPIAELLSQLSGVRRSAGGQLSSGPSASQLQQLQMQLQLERQQAQAARQQLETARNATRGGGRANAILNTNSAAANPNPSANHNTNPSPNPGPPESNTQHNAHSSQFLLSRLSEPRLSEAERQACEAQWADRSLFVTELLLSTLLPDEDASTSSSEDEDDCHGSLRNFADFEAMGCVEVMTLDVALENLNLKETTPATKTTKTATKTAPTKKEPPAPPL